From one Leifsonia sp. Root1293 genomic stretch:
- a CDS encoding ABC transporter permease: protein MTTHVIGDTGVLTGRSLRHILRSPDTIITTAVTPIALMLLFVYVLGGAIDTGSDESYIDYMLPGILLITIASGIAYTSYRLFLDLQGGIFERFQSMPIARSSVLWAHVLTSVVANLVSIAIVIGVGLILGFRTGADLGAWLAVAGILVLFTLALTWLAVVAGLSAKTVDGASAFSYPLIFLPFISSAFVPTESMPGPVAWFAENQPVTSIVDTTRALFAGQPVGSDIWVALAWLVGILVIAYLWANAIYRRKFS, encoded by the coding sequence GCCCAGACACGATCATCACCACGGCCGTCACCCCGATCGCCCTGATGCTGCTGTTCGTGTACGTGCTCGGTGGAGCGATCGACACCGGATCCGACGAGTCGTACATCGACTACATGCTCCCGGGCATCCTGCTAATCACCATCGCGTCGGGAATCGCGTACACCTCGTACAGGCTCTTCCTCGACCTGCAGGGCGGCATCTTCGAGCGCTTCCAGTCCATGCCGATCGCCCGGTCGAGCGTGCTCTGGGCGCATGTGCTCACCTCGGTGGTCGCGAACCTCGTGTCGATCGCCATCGTGATCGGCGTCGGGCTGATCCTCGGGTTCCGCACCGGAGCCGATCTCGGCGCCTGGCTCGCCGTCGCCGGCATCCTGGTGTTGTTCACCCTGGCCCTCACGTGGCTCGCCGTGGTCGCCGGGCTCTCGGCGAAGACCGTCGACGGCGCGAGCGCGTTCAGCTATCCGTTGATCTTCCTGCCCTTCATCAGCTCGGCATTCGTGCCGACCGAGTCGATGCCCGGTCCGGTGGCCTGGTTCGCCGAGAACCAGCCCGTGACGTCGATCGTCGACACCACGCGTGCCCTGTTCGCCGGGCAGCCCGTCGGCAGCGACATCTGGGTCGCCCTGGCCTGGCTCGTCGGCATCCTGGTGATCGCCTACCTCTGGGCGAACGCCATCTACAGGCGGAAGTTCAGCTGA
- a CDS encoding HPP family protein produces MSSSDVRRRSVLDRMTDAAGPSGTAAYVGVLSIAVLAACGAIGLALRSPWLFPSLGPTVMLIFGSAGSPSSRPLNAAVGHAVGIGAGVLCLLVFGLNGQPSAPDQGLTPAYLAAAALSVGITAFVLSALRLPHPPAGATTMIISLGVIADPTGILSMAGALAFTIIASWGVNMLLGTRPAGNGR; encoded by the coding sequence ATGAGCTCGAGTGACGTGCGCCGGCGGTCGGTCTTGGATCGGATGACGGATGCCGCCGGGCCGAGCGGCACCGCAGCCTACGTGGGGGTGCTGAGCATCGCGGTGCTGGCGGCCTGCGGGGCGATCGGTCTCGCCCTGCGATCGCCGTGGCTGTTCCCGAGCCTGGGGCCGACGGTGATGCTGATCTTCGGTTCGGCGGGAAGTCCGTCTTCCCGGCCGCTGAACGCCGCCGTCGGTCATGCCGTGGGCATCGGCGCCGGCGTGCTCTGTCTCCTCGTCTTCGGCCTCAACGGCCAGCCGTCGGCGCCCGACCAGGGGCTCACGCCCGCCTACCTCGCCGCGGCAGCCCTCTCGGTGGGCATCACGGCGTTCGTCCTGTCGGCGCTCCGCCTGCCGCATCCGCCCGCCGGTGCCACCACCATGATCATCAGCCTCGGCGTGATCGCCGATCCGACCGGAATCCTCTCGATGGCCGGAGCGCTCGCATTCACGATCATCGCGAGCTGGGGCGTGAACATGCTGCTCGGCACCCGACCGGCCGGGAACGGACGGTGA
- a CDS encoding molybdopterin oxidoreductase family protein, translated as MRIDERAHARCAAETDRTTDVWGRRTPHDILTSWPVRVDTQFAEGIEEADVDRWVQSACVLCSNGCGCDIAVKDGRMVGIRGRADDSINRGRLGPKGLLASWQGMDNPDRLTQPLIRRNGELQPASWDEAMQAIVERSSSLLESAGPLSHGFYTSGQLFLEEYYALAVIGKAGIGTPHMDGNTRLCTATAATALKETFGADGQPGCYEDIDDCDALFLFGHNMAATQTVLWARVLDRLDGEHPPKLVVVDPRMTPVARRADVHLPVLPGTNLALMHALVNELLTHGWVDDAFIAEHTIGLDEVRSVVAEWTPERAAETCGVSADDIRRAAEIFGTSTRVLSTVLQGFYQAAQATASACQVNNLHLLRGMIGREGCGILQMNGQPTAQNNRECGADGDLPGFRNWDNPDHVAELAKLWGVDDLVIPHWAPPTHAMQLFRYAEQGSIRFLWISATNPAVSLPELRRIREILARAELFVVVQDLYLTETARLADVVLPAAGWGEKTGTFTNATRTVHLSEKAVDPPGDARSDFDIFLDYAARMGFRRDDGRPLLDWTDPEDAYRAWQDCSRGRPCDYTGISYDDLRARSGIRWPRTEGQVASVDRLYADADFPSRPDYCESYGHDLLTGASRTAEQFRASAPNGRAILKTAEYTGPHEPPDSEYPFRFTTGRSTFHFHTRTKTAHSPELDARAPEVWVELAEADARAAGLVDGEMVRVSSRRGSIVAELRITGIRSGTVFAPFHYGYWDAPEGAETRHPTAANELTITEWDPVSKQPVFKTAAVRVERLEESS; from the coding sequence ATGAGGATCGATGAACGCGCCCACGCCCGATGTGCAGCAGAGACCGACCGCACGACGGACGTCTGGGGTCGGCGCACGCCGCACGACATCCTGACGAGCTGGCCCGTGCGCGTCGACACCCAGTTCGCCGAGGGGATCGAGGAAGCGGATGTCGACCGCTGGGTGCAGTCGGCCTGCGTGCTGTGCAGCAACGGATGCGGCTGCGACATCGCCGTCAAGGACGGCCGCATGGTCGGCATCCGGGGCCGAGCCGATGACTCGATCAACAGGGGCAGGCTCGGACCGAAAGGTCTCCTCGCCAGCTGGCAGGGCATGGACAATCCGGATCGGCTGACCCAGCCGCTGATCCGCAGGAACGGCGAGCTGCAACCCGCGAGCTGGGACGAGGCGATGCAGGCCATCGTCGAGCGCAGCAGTTCGCTGCTGGAGAGCGCGGGCCCGCTCTCGCACGGCTTCTACACCAGCGGCCAGCTCTTCCTCGAGGAGTACTACGCACTCGCCGTCATCGGCAAGGCCGGCATCGGAACCCCGCACATGGACGGCAACACCAGGCTCTGCACTGCGACAGCGGCGACGGCCCTGAAGGAGACCTTCGGCGCCGACGGCCAGCCGGGCTGCTACGAGGACATCGACGACTGCGACGCCCTGTTCCTGTTCGGGCACAACATGGCGGCGACGCAGACGGTGCTCTGGGCCCGCGTGCTCGATCGACTCGACGGCGAGCACCCACCGAAGCTCGTGGTGGTCGACCCGCGGATGACGCCGGTCGCTCGCCGCGCCGACGTTCACCTGCCCGTGCTTCCCGGCACCAATCTGGCGCTCATGCACGCCCTCGTGAACGAGCTGCTGACGCACGGCTGGGTCGACGACGCCTTCATCGCCGAGCACACGATCGGGCTCGATGAGGTGCGCTCCGTCGTCGCGGAGTGGACTCCGGAACGTGCCGCAGAGACCTGCGGTGTGAGCGCGGACGACATCCGCCGCGCAGCCGAGATCTTCGGAACGAGCACGCGCGTCCTCTCCACGGTGTTGCAGGGCTTCTACCAGGCCGCCCAGGCCACGGCATCCGCATGCCAGGTCAACAACCTGCATCTGCTGCGCGGCATGATCGGGCGGGAAGGCTGCGGCATCCTCCAGATGAACGGTCAGCCGACCGCGCAGAACAACCGCGAATGCGGGGCGGACGGCGACCTCCCTGGCTTCCGCAACTGGGACAACCCGGACCATGTGGCCGAGCTGGCGAAGCTGTGGGGCGTCGATGACCTGGTCATCCCGCACTGGGCTCCGCCGACCCACGCCATGCAGCTGTTCCGCTACGCCGAGCAGGGCTCCATCCGGTTCCTCTGGATCTCGGCGACCAATCCGGCCGTCTCGCTGCCCGAGCTCAGGCGCATCAGGGAGATCCTCGCTCGAGCGGAGCTCTTCGTCGTCGTCCAGGACCTGTACCTGACGGAGACGGCGCGCCTGGCCGACGTTGTGCTGCCCGCTGCCGGATGGGGCGAGAAGACGGGCACCTTCACCAACGCCACGCGCACCGTGCACCTGTCGGAGAAGGCCGTCGATCCGCCCGGTGATGCGCGATCCGACTTCGACATCTTCCTCGACTACGCCGCCAGGATGGGCTTCCGGCGCGACGACGGACGCCCGCTCCTCGACTGGACAGACCCCGAGGACGCCTATCGGGCGTGGCAGGACTGCTCCCGGGGCAGGCCGTGCGACTACACCGGCATCAGCTACGACGACCTGCGTGCTCGGAGCGGCATCCGCTGGCCGCGGACCGAAGGCCAGGTCGCGAGCGTCGATCGCCTATACGCCGATGCCGACTTCCCGTCCCGACCCGACTACTGCGAGAGCTATGGCCACGACCTCCTGACCGGAGCGAGCAGGACGGCGGAGCAGTTCCGGGCCTCTGCGCCGAACGGCCGGGCCATCCTCAAGACCGCCGAATACACCGGACCGCACGAGCCGCCGGACTCCGAATACCCGTTCCGGTTCACCACCGGTCGCTCGACGTTCCACTTCCACACCCGCACGAAGACGGCGCACAGTCCGGAACTCGACGCCCGGGCCCCGGAGGTCTGGGTGGAGCTGGCGGAGGCGGATGCACGAGCGGCCGGACTGGTCGATGGCGAGATGGTGCGGGTGAGCTCGCGACGGGGCAGCATCGTGGCCGAACTGCGCATCACCGGCATCCGCTCCGGCACCGTCTTCGCCCCCTTCCACTACGGCTACTGGGACGCCCCGGAGGGCGCCGAGACGCGGCATCCGACGGCGGCGAACGAACTGACCATCACGGAATGGGACCCGGTCTCGAAGCAGCCCGTCTTCAAGACGGCCGCGGTGCGGGTCGAGCGGCTGGAGGAGAGCTCATGA
- a CDS encoding ATP-dependent Clp protease ATP-binding subunit, with amino-acid sequence MPDDFTPQNGDSGNSFDEFLARYLDGERARANTPRSIDLSRFLTARTQEILQQAGRFALERGQNELDALHILRIIIAEDAAKDAVRRLGVDPSAIATAAEKRLPQASGEASVNAATITNSAQRALFHAYQVARASGSTYIEPEHLFFALVLNQDTPAGQVLANAGVTADALTQGMRETVGDETGFDGTDAEGGAAAESDTPMLDKFGTDLTALAEGGELDPVIGRSDEIEQTIEILSRRTKNNPVLVGEAGVGKTAIVEGLASAIVEGSVPEQLRDKRVISLDLPAMLAGTRYRGDFEERLTKTMDEIAAHKTEIIVFIDEVHSVVGAGGAGEGMDAGNILKPRLARGELHLIGATTLKEYRTIEKDPALERRFQPVRVGEPSIEDAVLIMHGLKPAYEEHHAVSYTDAALRASVELSARYLTDRVLPDKAIDLIDQAGARLRLRLGAKVDVSALQARLAELEASKNSAVSAEHYEEASRIRDEISAVQVKLDEVASAADSVRASASAVIDEAEIAAVISRATGIPVNRLTEGERDRLAVLETELHSRVIGQNDAVTAVAKAVRRNRTGMGDANRPVGSFLFLGPTGVGKTELAKSLATSLFADESAVIRFDMSEFGERHTVSRLVGAPPGYVGYDEAGQLTERVRRNPYSIVLFDEIEKAHPDVFNLLLQVLDDGHLTDGQGRRIDFRNTVVIMTSNIGSEFLASRSGALGFVAGTDASGFSSEQDLKNRVMGKLREAMRPEFLNRIDEIVLFRKLDQPQLREIVSLLLGATSARLAAREVSIEVTDAAIDWLAEHGYEPEYGARPLRRLIQREVDDRIADLFVDGSVGDGGAVHVDARDGAVVVTASAGLAQAA; translated from the coding sequence GTGCCCGACGATTTCACACCCCAGAACGGCGATTCCGGCAACTCGTTCGACGAGTTCCTGGCCCGCTACCTCGATGGCGAGCGCGCCCGCGCGAACACGCCTCGATCGATCGACCTGAGCCGGTTCCTGACCGCGCGCACGCAGGAGATCCTGCAGCAGGCAGGTCGGTTCGCGCTCGAGCGCGGCCAGAACGAGCTCGACGCACTCCACATCCTGCGCATCATCATCGCGGAGGATGCCGCCAAGGACGCCGTCAGGCGGCTCGGAGTCGACCCATCCGCCATCGCCACGGCCGCCGAGAAGCGGCTGCCGCAGGCGTCGGGTGAGGCATCCGTCAACGCGGCGACCATCACGAACTCGGCCCAGCGCGCCCTGTTCCACGCCTACCAGGTGGCTCGCGCCTCAGGGTCCACCTACATCGAGCCGGAGCACCTGTTCTTCGCGCTCGTGCTCAACCAGGACACGCCCGCCGGCCAGGTGCTGGCGAACGCCGGCGTCACCGCCGATGCCCTCACCCAGGGCATGCGCGAGACCGTCGGAGACGAGACCGGCTTCGACGGCACGGATGCCGAGGGTGGCGCGGCCGCGGAGTCCGACACCCCGATGCTCGACAAGTTCGGCACCGACCTCACCGCCCTCGCCGAGGGTGGGGAGCTCGACCCCGTGATCGGGCGCTCAGACGAGATCGAGCAGACCATCGAGATCCTCAGCCGTCGTACCAAGAACAACCCCGTGCTGGTCGGCGAGGCCGGCGTCGGCAAGACCGCGATCGTCGAGGGTCTCGCCAGCGCGATCGTCGAGGGCAGTGTTCCCGAGCAGCTGCGCGACAAGCGCGTCATCTCCCTCGACCTGCCCGCGATGCTGGCAGGAACCCGCTACCGCGGTGACTTCGAGGAGCGCCTCACCAAGACCATGGACGAGATCGCGGCCCACAAGACCGAGATCATCGTGTTCATCGACGAGGTGCACAGCGTGGTCGGAGCCGGTGGAGCGGGCGAAGGCATGGACGCAGGCAACATCCTGAAGCCCCGCCTCGCGCGTGGAGAGCTGCACCTCATCGGTGCGACCACGCTGAAGGAGTACCGCACCATCGAGAAGGACCCGGCCCTCGAGCGCCGCTTCCAGCCGGTGCGGGTTGGCGAGCCGTCCATCGAGGATGCCGTGCTCATCATGCACGGGCTCAAGCCGGCCTACGAGGAGCACCATGCTGTGAGCTACACGGATGCCGCCCTGCGCGCATCGGTCGAGCTCTCGGCGCGCTACCTCACCGACCGGGTGCTGCCCGACAAGGCGATCGACCTCATCGACCAGGCCGGAGCGCGTCTGCGCCTGCGCCTCGGGGCGAAGGTCGACGTGTCCGCCCTCCAGGCCCGGCTCGCCGAGCTCGAGGCGTCGAAGAACTCGGCCGTGAGCGCTGAGCACTACGAGGAGGCGTCGCGGATCCGCGACGAGATCTCGGCAGTGCAGGTCAAGCTCGACGAGGTCGCCTCTGCTGCCGACTCCGTACGGGCGTCTGCGAGCGCCGTCATCGACGAGGCCGAGATCGCGGCGGTCATCTCACGGGCGACCGGCATCCCGGTCAACCGCCTCACCGAGGGCGAGCGCGACCGTCTGGCCGTGCTCGAGACCGAGCTGCACTCGCGCGTCATCGGACAGAACGACGCCGTCACGGCCGTCGCGAAGGCCGTGCGCCGCAACCGTACGGGCATGGGCGACGCCAACCGTCCCGTGGGCAGCTTCCTGTTCCTCGGACCGACCGGCGTGGGCAAGACCGAGCTGGCCAAGTCGCTCGCGACCTCGTTGTTCGCCGACGAGAGTGCCGTCATCCGCTTCGACATGAGCGAGTTCGGCGAGCGTCACACGGTGTCGCGTCTCGTCGGTGCCCCTCCCGGATACGTCGGCTACGACGAGGCGGGACAGCTCACGGAGCGCGTGCGGCGCAACCCGTACTCGATCGTGCTGTTCGACGAGATCGAGAAGGCGCACCCCGATGTGTTCAACCTGCTGCTGCAGGTGCTCGACGACGGTCATCTGACCGACGGCCAGGGCAGGCGCATCGACTTCCGGAACACCGTGGTCATCATGACCTCGAACATCGGCAGCGAGTTCCTCGCGTCGCGTTCCGGTGCCCTCGGCTTCGTGGCGGGTACGGATGCGTCGGGCTTCAGCTCCGAGCAGGACCTGAAGAACCGCGTGATGGGCAAGCTACGCGAGGCGATGCGGCCCGAGTTCCTCAACCGCATCGACGAGATCGTGCTGTTCCGCAAGCTGGACCAGCCGCAGCTGCGCGAGATCGTGTCGCTCCTGCTGGGTGCGACCTCCGCCCGCCTGGCCGCCCGCGAGGTGAGCATCGAGGTGACGGATGCCGCCATCGACTGGCTCGCCGAGCACGGCTACGAGCCCGAGTACGGAGCGCGGCCGCTGCGCCGCCTCATCCAGCGCGAGGTCGACGACCGCATCGCCGACCTGTTCGTGGACGGGTCAGTGGGTGACGGTGGCGCCGTGCACGTCGACGCCCGCGACGGGGCCGTCGTCGTGACGGCATCCGCAGGCCTGGCGCAGGCGGCCTAG
- a CDS encoding EI24 domain-containing protein, producing the protein MLSGFLSGVALLLRGFGVWRRNPGVMLLGLVPALIVFVFVVGALVALGFSLAPLIDWATPFADSWEESWATALRLTLGAITLGAAGLLAAVTFTALTLAIGDPFYERIWRSVELELGGEIPDRGAGVWQAVRDSTALIVLGVLSSLVVVVVGFLPVVGAVAAPVLGVVLSGRLLARELTSRAFEARGLTPTERRAVLRPHRARMLGFGVATQLLFLIPLGAVFTMPAAVAGSTMLAREALDAAPAPQPENRMSRPMRP; encoded by the coding sequence GTGCTGAGCGGATTCCTGTCGGGCGTTGCCCTGTTGCTGCGCGGTTTCGGTGTCTGGCGCCGCAACCCGGGCGTGATGCTGCTCGGGCTCGTGCCGGCGCTCATCGTCTTCGTCTTCGTCGTGGGCGCCCTCGTGGCCCTCGGGTTCAGCCTGGCGCCGCTCATCGACTGGGCGACCCCCTTCGCCGATTCCTGGGAGGAGTCGTGGGCGACGGCGCTGCGCCTCACCCTCGGTGCCATCACCCTGGGAGCCGCCGGCCTGTTGGCCGCGGTCACGTTCACCGCGCTCACCCTCGCGATCGGCGACCCGTTCTACGAGCGCATCTGGCGCTCCGTCGAGCTCGAGCTGGGCGGCGAGATCCCCGATCGCGGCGCCGGCGTCTGGCAGGCGGTCCGGGACTCGACCGCTCTCATAGTGCTCGGCGTGCTCTCCTCGCTCGTCGTCGTGGTCGTCGGCTTCCTCCCGGTCGTCGGCGCCGTGGCGGCTCCGGTGCTCGGCGTCGTCCTCTCCGGCCGTCTGCTCGCCCGCGAGCTCACGTCGCGTGCCTTCGAGGCGCGCGGCCTCACTCCGACCGAGCGCCGCGCCGTGCTCCGCCCGCACCGCGCCCGGATGCTCGGCTTCGGCGTCGCCACCCAGCTGCTGTTCCTCATCCCGCTCGGCGCCGTGTTCACCATGCCCGCCGCCGTGGCGGGCTCGACGATGCTGGCGCGCGAAGCGCTCGACGCTGCGCCGGCGCCCCAGCCCGAAAACAGGATGAGCCGCCCGATGCGCCCCTGA
- a CDS encoding response regulator: protein MTVRVLIADDQELVRTGLRMILDSQPGIEVVAEASDGAQAVALARELRPDVCLMDIRMPVLDGIAATTMLAGPGVADPIPVVVVTTFDLDEYVYAALRAGARGFLLKNAGPVLLAEAVHAAARGDALIDPNVTVRLLETFAPTTRAWATEPASPITDREQAVLGAVARGLGNAEIGRELHISLSTVKTHIASLMLKLEVRNRVELAIWEYEHRR, encoded by the coding sequence ATGACGGTGCGCGTTCTCATCGCCGACGACCAGGAACTGGTGCGCACGGGCCTGCGCATGATCCTCGACTCCCAACCGGGAATCGAGGTCGTCGCCGAGGCATCCGACGGGGCACAGGCCGTGGCGCTCGCGCGGGAGCTCAGGCCCGACGTCTGCCTCATGGACATCCGGATGCCGGTGCTCGACGGCATCGCGGCGACCACGATGCTCGCCGGACCGGGCGTTGCCGACCCGATCCCCGTCGTGGTGGTCACGACCTTCGACCTCGACGAGTACGTCTACGCCGCGCTCCGGGCCGGCGCCCGCGGGTTCCTGCTCAAGAACGCCGGACCCGTCCTCCTCGCCGAGGCCGTGCATGCCGCCGCCCGCGGCGACGCCCTCATCGACCCGAACGTCACCGTGCGCCTCCTCGAGACCTTCGCTCCGACGACCCGGGCTTGGGCGACCGAGCCGGCGAGCCCCATCACCGATCGCGAGCAGGCGGTGCTGGGCGCCGTCGCCCGCGGTCTCGGCAATGCCGAGATCGGCCGGGAGCTGCACATCTCGCTGAGCACGGTCAAGACGCATATCGCGAGCCTCATGCTGAAGCTGGAGGTGCGCAACCGCGTCGAGCTCGCGATCTGGGAGTACGAGCACCGACGCTGA
- a CDS encoding histidine kinase: MTSPVRALWQEPAAYPPPPLRVWRDWVLVAILPPLALVEAALRREVTAGWVWAIALVVLVPTLLWRRRHPLGMLAVAFGTGTVWSLVTNGEPQLFTTAYFLILVYAVMRWGSGRAMVLGGLLLVAGILSSFLFEPPTVSDVIGSIAVVVTTSTLGLAFRLRASARAREFDRMRSLERERLARDLHDTVAHHVSAIAIQAQGGLAVAAIDPAAAVGVLRVIEGEASRTLDEMRSMVRILRHDDAVDLVPVAGLDELSRLAHVDGDGPALAVHTTGPADSVPPAIGAAVYRIAQEAVTNARRHAVGATRLDVDVSIDASGIRLEVRDDGIGAAPAVPGYGMTGMAERAALLGGTCEAGPLPGGGWAVEAVLPRAGWSA; the protein is encoded by the coding sequence ATGACCAGCCCTGTCCGCGCGCTCTGGCAGGAGCCGGCGGCATACCCACCTCCGCCGCTCCGGGTGTGGCGGGACTGGGTGCTCGTGGCGATCCTCCCGCCGCTCGCGCTCGTCGAGGCAGCGCTCCGCCGCGAGGTCACCGCGGGCTGGGTGTGGGCCATCGCGCTCGTCGTCCTGGTTCCGACGCTGCTCTGGCGGCGGCGGCATCCGCTCGGCATGCTCGCGGTCGCGTTCGGAACCGGCACTGTCTGGAGCCTCGTCACCAACGGCGAACCCCAACTGTTCACGACGGCGTACTTCCTCATCCTCGTCTACGCCGTGATGCGCTGGGGCAGCGGGCGGGCCATGGTTCTCGGCGGACTGCTCCTCGTGGCGGGCATCCTCTCATCGTTCCTGTTCGAGCCACCGACCGTGTCTGATGTGATCGGGTCGATCGCCGTCGTCGTCACGACGAGCACACTGGGGCTGGCGTTCAGGCTGCGGGCATCGGCCCGGGCTCGCGAGTTCGACCGGATGCGATCGCTCGAGCGGGAACGACTCGCCCGCGACCTGCACGACACTGTCGCCCACCACGTGTCTGCGATCGCCATCCAGGCGCAGGGCGGACTCGCGGTCGCCGCCATCGACCCCGCAGCGGCCGTCGGAGTGCTCAGGGTGATCGAGGGCGAGGCCTCTCGCACGCTCGACGAGATGCGGTCGATGGTGCGGATCCTCCGCCACGACGATGCCGTCGACCTCGTCCCCGTCGCCGGCCTCGACGAGTTGTCGCGGCTGGCGCACGTCGACGGAGACGGCCCCGCCCTCGCCGTGCACACCACGGGTCCCGCCGATTCGGTGCCGCCAGCCATCGGCGCTGCGGTGTACCGCATCGCGCAGGAGGCCGTCACGAACGCCCGTCGGCACGCGGTCGGCGCCACCAGGCTCGACGTCGACGTGTCCATCGATGCCTCCGGGATCCGGCTCGAGGTGCGCGACGACGGCATCGGGGCGGCGCCAGCGGTGCCCGGATACGGGATGACCGGCATGGCAGAGCGCGCCGCGTTGCTCGGCGGCACCTGCGAGGCCGGTCCTCTGCCCGGCGGCGGCTGGGCCGTGGAGGCCGTTCTTCCCCGGGCGGGGTGGTCGGCATGA
- a CDS encoding DUF2306 domain-containing protein translates to MTETIDTVATRPLPRRRPEWLAPTGLIALSLVPILAGSMRLSQLGSGAAVTAENARFFDSPVPVIVHIVSSSVFLVLGALQFAPSLRRRRWHRIAGRIVAPAGVLSALSALWMTLFYSMPANYGPILFVLRVVLAVAMVGAIVYAVLAIRRGDVRTHSAWMTRAYAIGLGAGTQVFVFLPWTLLLGEPDQLAYSLLMGAGWAINLAVAEVVIRRRALTGGGRARTFGRSTPLTTPLS, encoded by the coding sequence ATGACCGAAACCATCGACACCGTGGCCACTCGTCCGCTGCCGCGGCGCCGCCCCGAGTGGCTCGCTCCCACGGGGCTCATCGCCCTCAGCCTCGTCCCGATCCTCGCCGGGTCGATGCGGCTCTCCCAACTCGGCAGCGGGGCCGCGGTCACGGCCGAGAACGCGCGCTTCTTCGACTCACCCGTTCCGGTGATCGTGCACATCGTGAGCTCGAGCGTGTTCCTGGTGCTCGGCGCCCTCCAATTCGCGCCCTCGTTGCGGCGGCGCCGCTGGCATCGCATCGCCGGTCGGATCGTCGCACCTGCCGGCGTGCTCTCGGCTCTGTCCGCGCTGTGGATGACCCTGTTCTACTCGATGCCGGCGAATTACGGGCCGATCCTGTTCGTTCTCCGGGTGGTGCTCGCCGTCGCGATGGTCGGGGCGATCGTCTACGCGGTCCTCGCGATCCGTCGCGGGGACGTGCGCACCCACAGCGCGTGGATGACCAGGGCCTACGCCATCGGCCTCGGGGCCGGGACCCAGGTCTTCGTCTTCCTCCCGTGGACGCTGCTGCTCGGCGAGCCCGATCAGCTGGCGTACTCGCTGCTCATGGGCGCCGGATGGGCCATCAACCTCGCCGTGGCCGAGGTCGTGATCCGGCGTCGTGCACTCACTGGCGGCGGGCGAGCCCGTACCTTCGGCCGATCCACGCCGCTCACGACCCCTCTATCCTGA
- a CDS encoding Dyp-type peroxidase — protein MTEPSGDRVPIEAQSVLAPLTRSAIFLVVTIRDGDAAADVARDAVTGIADLVKSVGFRDLDAKLSCVVGIGAAAWPRLSSSPPPAQLRPFTPIAGPVHTAVSTPGDLFFHIRADRFDLCFEFERLLLAALDGGVDVADEVTGFRYFDARDLLGFVDGTANPVGGELLDDVIIGDEDAGYSGGSYVTVQKYVHDMAGWRGLSTEQQEAIMGRTKADNVELDDAPAGTQSAHKTLATITDPDGTEHGILRDNMPFGQPGAGEFGTYFTGYARSPQTIDRMLRRMFIGFPAGAYDRLLDFSTALTGSTYFVPSRPVLDALAVEPVG, from the coding sequence GTGACCGAACCCTCCGGCGATCGTGTTCCGATCGAGGCCCAGAGCGTGCTCGCACCGCTCACGCGCTCGGCCATTTTCCTCGTCGTCACCATCCGCGACGGGGATGCCGCAGCCGACGTGGCGCGCGACGCCGTCACCGGCATCGCCGACCTGGTGAAGAGCGTCGGCTTCCGCGACCTCGACGCCAAGCTCAGTTGCGTGGTCGGCATCGGAGCCGCCGCCTGGCCGAGACTCAGCAGCTCTCCGCCGCCGGCTCAATTGCGCCCGTTCACGCCCATCGCCGGGCCGGTGCACACAGCGGTCTCCACCCCAGGTGACCTGTTCTTCCACATCCGCGCCGATCGGTTCGACCTGTGCTTCGAATTCGAGCGCCTGCTGCTGGCGGCACTCGACGGGGGCGTCGACGTGGCCGATGAGGTGACGGGGTTCCGGTACTTCGACGCCAGGGACCTGCTCGGCTTCGTCGACGGCACGGCCAACCCCGTCGGCGGCGAGCTTCTCGACGACGTCATCATCGGGGACGAGGATGCCGGCTACAGCGGCGGCAGCTACGTGACCGTGCAGAAGTACGTGCACGACATGGCCGGCTGGCGGGGTCTCTCGACCGAGCAGCAGGAGGCGATCATGGGGCGCACCAAGGCCGACAACGTCGAGCTCGACGATGCGCCGGCCGGCACCCAATCCGCTCACAAGACGCTCGCGACCATCACGGACCCCGACGGCACCGAGCACGGCATCCTGCGCGACAACATGCCGTTCGGGCAGCCCGGTGCCGGCGAGTTCGGCACCTACTTCACCGGCTACGCCCGGTCTCCGCAGACCATCGATCGCATGCTCCGGCGCATGTTCATCGGGTTCCCGGCCGGTGCCTACGACCGCCTGCTCGACTTCTCCACTGCGCTCACGGGCTCCACCTACTTCGTGCCGAGCCGGCCGGTGCTCGATGCGCTCGCCGTCGAGCCGGTCGGCTGA